AAAAACCaagaaattgtgaaataaggaGGGTGAAAAATGTTTTACTTCTTGTTCCCAATTGGTGCGTATAGTGATGATAAGAAGCGAAAAAACTTGAACGAGAAGTGCGCATATTATCCCAACCCAAAGTCCCTACTTGCCGATTTCGCATCAAGAAAGCACCGGGATCAGTATTTAGTAATCTTTCCGAATTTGACTGAGTGCAATAGAGAAAATGATCTAACCTTTCCTCCAACATGGAGAACAAAAGCCAATACAACCGCAGAAGGAATTCCAACAAGGTAATAAGATCCCAGATTGACTAAGGCCCCAATCTTTTGCCAACCACATCCTCTAGCCGTACCTGAAAGAACGATTCGTCAACTATTTCAAGTCCGGAACTGACACATAATTTACTGTTTATCACTACATTAATCTCAAAATGAACCTGAAAGAACGGCTTGAAGTCCATCAAAAAAGTTGGAGACAGCCAGTATTGGCATCATGAATGCTACGTAATTCACCACCTCTTTTTCATTGCTATAAGCATTGCCCCAAATATAGCGTCCCAAAATCATGATTGTGCCTATAAGAATTCCCTCCGTGACTGCCAGAACAAACACAACTTGCACTGCTAAACGTGCAGCTTGAGGATGACCTGCTCCTAGCTCATTCGAAACTCTTGTGCTGTGGATTTCAGAAAGGTTTTTACTGTAAGAGCTTTATACGACAGCCTAGCATATCATttcttttgattgtttgttttacAACGACAATAGAGGACCCTCATACAGGGTACCTGACAATACAACGTGATGTAATAAAGCTAAAAAGGCAACTTAGCATAATCATAGATAATGTagaaaaactaattcattaagcGCAACTGACCTTACAGCCCCACCAAGTCCATTTGGGATCATCCAGACTAATGCACATGTGTTAAGACTGAAAAAATACGAAGAATTTAGCAAACAcagtttgaattttctttttctcCATGTAGAGTAGAAGTACATAAATACAGAGTTGTTGTTTGCAGTTCAAAAATATTTATTAAGACAGTCATGAAACTCAAAAGAAAAATAGAgcaagtattggcaaggagattaCCAGATCGATAGGACCGAAGTTTCTAGCTTTGGGTTAGGAAGCAAACCCGACAGCAGAACCATCAGCTCAAAAGACCACATTTCTAAGCTGTTCCAATTGATGAAGTTAGACAATTTCTAAAGCAGTGAAGTATAATTCATGATCCAGATAATTTAACTAGTAAATTACACCAAGAAACCCAACCAAAAAGGAATCGAGAAATGTTGAGAAGATGAAATTTTGGCATTGCAACCTACTGACACTCGTGAAGAGAGAAACATGGGTGACATTTTCTTAAGCTACGATATGAGCAAGATATTATACAGTCTAGTTTAACCACAGAAGCCTCACAATTTTATGGAATATCTTAAAAATTAGAAGTGAAATCTCCATATGATCCTCGACTAAAATATCCTCAAGTTCTCATGGATTGCTAACTCTAATGTCTGGCATGCTCTATTTGCAGTATGTAGTGAGTGAGTCGACTAAGATAACAGTTCTTTGAAAATGTTTAATTGCAACATAAAGTGATCAACAATAATAAGTCATTCAGAAAGCAGGAATTACCAGACCATAATGGCCGAAGGAATTGCGAGTCTTATAAAGTTAAGAATGTCACGGAATGCTTCTTTTGAGAAACCAGTCCAAGTCCTTTTGCATTTACCCGAGTACTTAACATAAAGTACTAGAAGTATCAGATTAACCCAATAAGAGACAGAATTCGCCATTGCAGCACCTCTATTTCCTAGGCCAACTTTGAAAACCAGAACCCAACATACAACGAAGTGCAGTAAGGCCGTCACTGCAGAACTTATCATCATTGGAATGACTATGTTTTGGGTTTGTAGAAACCTGATATGACATTGAAGAAGTCCATACGCGAACAGGGAAGGAATCATGTAACGAGCGTAAACTCCGGCTTCAGCTGATATTTCAGGATCTTGTCCCACAGCTATGAGAATACGGCCTGTGTTAGCCCAAATGAAAGAAAGCGGAACACTAACAAGTAAAAGAACAAACATGCCCCTTTGCATATGTATGCCTAACATATGATATTGTTTTGCTCCGTAAGATTGGCCACACAGAGTATCTAATGCACTTCCCATCCCCATCTAGTCGAAGAGAGTGAAAAATATCCATAATTAGATATGAACAATAAAAATGTTATTTATCTGACATCAAAAGAGGGTTCACTTCTGAATGATAAAAAAATCGCGGAACCACATTCAGGTCTTCCCATGGATCAAAATCAACTGTAACAAAGATTTACCCTTGTCTAAGCAAAGCAAGAGATATAACATCTTTCTCCAGTGTTACATATTCCATCACCAAGGCACGCGGCACAAAACAACGACTACCAGAATACGGCCAGTGTTAGCCAAATATAGCAAAGGTAGTCAAGTCCACCAACAACCACACATGGTCAAGTCCTTCCAAAACTTGAATCAGACAAGTTCAATATGCATCACATTCTACAACCCAACTATTGTCTTGACCTCCAAGTGGATGGAGGCAGACACACTAATAGAGCAAACCAGCTATAAACCTCTACCACTAATTTCAAAGTTGGATTATCATGTGCATGAGTGCATAATGAGCACACACCTTTATGCTGCCAGATTTACTATTAAAGGGATGCACATACATGGACGCGAAATCCGGCGGCTTAAAAGTTATGCATACGCTCACTGTGTTGTTATGCACTCACGCGTGTGATAACACACTCTAAAACATCAACATCCACAATCGACATAATCTAGTTACCCACAACAATAGCAATAATAAAGGATTTCATTTCATCACTGTATAATTAAATTAAGAAACCAACAATAGTTAACACTTGGTGCTTGTACCAAGAGATCAGGGATTCGAATCCCCCGATTCCAATCACTTGCATCTTGGTACAAAATCAAATTTAAATATGTATTGGAAGAAGAAGGAATGATTATGAAACACTTACCAATAAGCTGAACCCAGTAACAGTTGCAAAAGAAGTAGCCATAGAAGCACCAGATAGTGAGAGTTCACCAAGATGACCAACAAACATGATTGAAATCAACTGTATACAGAACTGCAAGACATTAACTGTAATAAGAGGTCCAGATAACCATAATTGTTTCTTAACTTCTTCAATAATAATCTCTGCCTTGTTTTCTTCTCTAACTGGTAATATCAGTGGAGAATCCAAACTGcttttttcattctttctctccATTTTCTGCTGTTTCTTTCtcacagcaaaaaaaaaacacagtgaGAGTAGTCGTGCGAACGAGAGACACTCAAAGGACTACAATATCAGAGAGATTGCCTTCTAAATTGACGTTTGCACCCTTCACCGtttcttaatattttattatttgttttttaatGATCAAAGTCAAACAATGACTTCAGAAGTGGTAGTTTTTGACTTGAGAAGCAGGCAGGAAACGAGCATCCTATCATGACTAATGGCTATTTTGGGAGTTAAAAATGAAAATACAATAAAGGCCGAGTCCTTTTCTGACAATCGGATGAGGAAAACAAACGATGGATGCATAATTTATGGTATTTCCCGGGAACGACGAAACAAGAAAGGAAAACGGACAAAGGAAAGTTGGAATGTGGAAAGACATGAAATATAAACTTAGCGGCGGACATTTCaaaacctggcttgattgggttAATACCCCAACTAATTCGGGTATATCTAAGAAGACAAAATCTGGTAATTATGAAGTAAAACCAAGCCATCCCTTAACTTTGTATTTTATAAATGGCTAAAATGTCCCCACAATGATTAGtattaatttaattaaaatgattagattagttaaattagttagttgatttataaGTTGGGTTTTAGAAATAAGGGTCCTCTTATTGTATAACAGTATACAGGATAAGAGtgattaaataattaatattttGTTTCGGTCGTAGGGAATTTCTCTGAATTCTTCAGTATTTTAAAATTATAAAATTCTTTTATCAGTGAAACTAATATTCCTTTATTGCCCCCTTCATCGTTCCTCGCATCCACTGCTCCTTCATCGTTTTCATCTCTCTTAAAACTCAAGAGGTTCTCACGAAACACTTCTGATTTACATTATAAGTATatgaatcaaaaatcttaatcccAACAACACTTTCCTGTTATCCTCTTTAATCAAACccaaaaaattagaagaaaaataaatctccATCTAAATCAACGGAATGGATCAAAAATTCCTAAAAAAAATGTCGTTATTTTAATCAACACAAGGAGCGGGTTGTTTTAATCCATCTCTTTTTTTGATGTTTTATTTATTCATCTTTTCAATCAGTCTAGTGAAATATAATGGGTAGTCTTGAATCAATGAAGAAATTAGCTTTTCGATGTGCTACCATTTTTTGCATATATCAGGAAAAGGGGTAGAAAAAGTTGCAGATCTCATAAAAACAGAGAAGGAAGAActaaacaaaaaatgaaaaatcttaATTAATTTCTTCTCACTTTATTCACCCATCACCAAACTGGATTGAACTCCAGAAATTTATCATGAAAAAACCATTTCAATACAATTTTAGTCAAACTCAATAAATGAAAAAACGAGAAATCATCCAAACCCAATTCCTCGATGCActtaaagataaaaaaatcatCCTGATCAAACCCAACAACAACAGATCTAACAAATCAATGAACACCCAAGTCTATTGAAAGATTGACGATAAATATTTCATCTAAATCAATGATTTGATTTGATCATCTCTAGAGAAATTGTTGTAACTTTGATTAATGAACAATTTTTCATTTACCTTGATTTCATCTTTGTGTGTTAGTGAACATGATGTTGTTTCTGTGAAGTTGTAACACAGATCCTAAAACTATTAGTGCTTTGTTATTCTCTGCatatggaagaagaaagagaCAAGATAGCAAGCTGAAAGagatgaaagagagagaaaaacgtgattttttattttatcgtAAGGGTAATTATGGAAATATCTTCTCCATCAATACAATTAATTTAATGACGATTTTTTCAGTGGATGATCCCAAAAACCTAGATAAAAGGGGATCATTAAATGCCTCTTATcctgtatacgggtatacaagatAAGAGGACCCTAGAAATAATTTAGAGAGAGAAGTAGAATGAAGTagtagatttttttatttatttttaaacaaAAACTAAACTTTATTAATATGAGTGATTcaaatcctgattttgaagtgggggagtcttctaactttcctcctacatatgaatacttgtatgatgatctaccagaccatgatcaaatggattacatgcatgaccctcacttttattttcctcaaactcacaatgggtatggaagtgatgaatatcttgagccaaacgtagaatccaatgaccaagaagaagagaatggagcTACAAGCAATCAGGTAGACAACAtacgtggtgaagattgtgatttttccatgcaaatgatggATTCTGGTTTTGTTTTTCACTTTTGTTGCATAGGGTCGGCAGGGTCGACGCTTGTCGTTCATGCCGACCAAAtggatcgtatttttcttgcgcatcccgatatgattcaattggcgcgttgtttttaccaagttttgttcatggattgtaattataagacgaataggtacaacattcctttgttgaacattgttggacaaacctcggataagcaatcgttcacggtggcatggtgttttatggatcgtgagaaggatgatagctatatttgggcattggaaactttgaagcttctctaccaTGAAGATGAGACTCCCGGGGTTATAATCACCGACAATGAGCAAGCAATAATGAATGTTGTGAGGATAGTATTTCccaatgcacaaaatttcctttgCACTTGGCATATACAATGCAATCTTAGAAAGAATTGTAGAAGTCATATCCAAAAACCGAAGGCAAAGAAATGAACTAAACATGAAAAAGAGGAAGATGAACGTCTTAGCaaactaactaaagaggagcgagagaaggagaaagagaaagaagacgaaaaatggaaagaaggtgagatcaagtttgggttattcatgaaaATGTGGGATAAGGTGGTTTGGTCGATGAGTGTTGtaagatatgagataaacttgAAGGAGTTCGAGGAAGATTGGGGGActaattaccccaaagtagtggAATATTGCAAGAAACAATGGTTGAGGCCACACAAAGAGAGTTTTGTGTATGCTTTTTACTTACGAAtataaacatttcaaacttgaatccacaagTATGGTTGATCAAGCTCATGGGAGACTAAAAGGTCTACTTTTCACAagtcaaaatgggattgtgaCGGTGCAACATGCTATACATGGgtacactaataatgatatcaaCAAGATAAAAAAGCAATTCCAAGAAAGTAACTTCCAGAAGTTAAGGGAGTTTAAGGAGGATAATTGGATGCTTGTTGGTATACATTGCAACGTCTCGCATTGAGCAATACGTTTTATGATGAAACATCTCGCTTTGTTTAAAAAGTATAAAAAGTATGACGACTCGGGCACTCCTTGTAAGTGTAGGATAATGAAGGCTATCGGacttccatgtcgtcatatgtttggtaggtataaaactccCATTCCTCTTGATGATATCGATCCATATTGGAAGCAATTATCTTTCAAACCAGCTCCAAGAGAAGATCTCGGTGAAGAGTTTGGCGACACGgaacttgggagaataatccttgaaaagtaccccaagttgaataggttggagaaacaaactatgaagcacaagttgatgccgattgtttacccttttatggaaGTACTTCAAGAACCGACGAAACAAGATCCTAACGGTAGACCGCCTACCACAAAGACGAGGGCCGAAgaaagggaacaaattaaagagtatttgagtacaaaGTGCGATCAATCCgaaagggaacaaattaaagagtatttgagtacaaaGTGCGATCAACCCgaaagggaacaaattaaagagCATTTGAGTACAAAGTGTGATTCATCCGAACATGTTTATACCGAGGCGCAATACAAGGAGGAGCCGGCTAAAAATAATAGAGGTCGTCCGCGAaaagaaacaactacaccaacggtttcaaacttgaatcttgtagatggggaaaaacgatttgctggtttttaaggaattgaggagacgaccgtacggaggagactcctcgaaccgagcaaaatgttaaacctcacacagatgcaccgctgcaaagggggtgctttagattcgagagatcaatctgtagtactccggcctaaatcaagacaatgaccgttctagagtaaattcggtcacaagagaggatgggttgatgtaggagggaagttgagaaatgtgtggaatcaatggtaatcaaagattgtgggtgtgtgaattctgaatatgataagctctgaatgattgaaattgctcaattgagagtagttgctcaattgatgagttgatgatctcgtgttgtcagtttgacgtcagattgatgatactgatgatgtcgatgattcaatcatgattcagagacttatttatattgctggaattttagacaccatgattccatgaagtgtgacagttgatggaatcaaggagtggggaagtggagatcgtgtttgaaaccagttgctcaacgtgtagagacttggtcgattttccacccactacctcgtgaattccttcaactgattgcacgacttgctcacattccatcgtgtgtttgaacacacgtgtcgtagaccgctagaccaaaaccctaagtgatatcccccaagtgacacgattgacgtctcgtggtttgttagtcaattgatgatttcgtggtttgatgggacgatgagtccatgtagttgctgagttgaacatgatgctctgaaactcatgaattgaacatgtcatgagacagaggtatagttcttacgataagtgagcaagtattgctcattcgatggatcgttgaatattaattgttgaaccaatattccttggtttgagcaaatatttatcatctgagcaagtgttgctcatgtgattaattgttgaatatttgatcgtttgagcacgtgttgctcatctgatggattattggcagcgtaccaaaaatattaattagaatactggtcgttgaaccgagcataattaataaaattaatgaccatgagatcgtcgtaaaattattaaggttggaatctggaatgatgatccttggattcagaaaccctaatttgatcaactgatgatcaattcatggttcgtcataatttcaaccatgggacgaaggagggagcgactacatgggaccgtggatcaaccatgtagtgtccatatgcgacttgatgaaggcttcaatgtcatgattggagcgccgtttgatgagcataaattggtgttgaaccgctggtttggacgacgagtccgtggtcggttaggattcgcgggtcgggcccaatatggaaatccttagaaaattaggttttggaaataaaattggtataaaagggattaatccttttttttcctcacacacggccaacaccttcatcaccttcacgccagggaagaAGGGTTTTTCCGCCGGAGCCGCCAGCCGCCACTGATCGTCGGCGCCGTCCGACCGTCGTCCGGCCAAATTCTGGCCGCCGcacgttagttttttttttttttttgctgatgtttatgatcctcatgatttgttcatgattttatcatgatgaagttatatacatgtgtgtatattagtgtgagttttatgaaaaaaccctcgttttttttttgaaaacgtatgttcattcaatcgttagttttgaaaactaactataatccatgatttaggagagatatttttttatatgaacctaggtctagtgataaaacttagtttatgagttttcatgtgtaccgaggttttatcataaaagaagtgaattttcatgaaatcggaataatccttcgttttaaagacaaataacgatgacacgaaggaaaatatgtatgatgaacttgtgtccattgataaaatttttcttatgagctttcatgtaaatacaaaactttatcatatgtatgagatgtgagctttcacaatattttttgaaataaaactttgttttaaagacaaataatgacgatacgaaggaaaaatagtttatatatatatatatatgcagtcgtgacatatattgtgcaaaatatgatgatatattttatttgcatgagtttgttttcgttagataaaatccttgagaatttatgtatgcaagttgccttaatttttgttttttcgaaaaatcaacacgtgggttttgaggattcttcaaagatagacaatatatttatgatagaatattgtattgttatgaacttcataggtcagttgtgtgaatgttcacattatgaaaattgtgtccatgatttcatgaaaaatcaatttcggaaactaaataaagtttctttagttttttgcagttttcgaagagacgaacgattttgaggtgttaactctagca
This genomic stretch from Papaver somniferum cultivar HN1 chromosome 5, ASM357369v1, whole genome shotgun sequence harbors:
- the LOC113281172 gene encoding protein DETOXIFICATION 16-like gives rise to the protein MERKNEKSSLDSPLILPVREENKAEIIIEEVKKQLWLSGPLITVNVLQFCIQLISIMFVGHLGELSLSGASMATSFATVTGFSLLMGMGSALDTLCGQSYGAKQYHMLGIHMQRGMFVLLLVSVPLSFIWANTGRILIAVGQDPEISAEAGVYARYMIPSLFAYGLLQCHIRFLQTQNIVIPMMISSAVTALLHFVVCWVLVFKVGLGNRGAAMANSVSYWVNLILLVLYVKYSGKCKRTWTGFSKEAFRDILNFIRLAIPSAIMVCLEMWSFELMVLLSGLLPNPKLETSVLSICLNTCALVWMIPNGLGGAVSTRVSNELGAGHPQAARLAVQVVFVLAVTEGILIGTIMILGRYIWGNAYSNEKEVVNYVAFMMPILAVSNFFDGLQAVLSGTARGCGWQKIGALVNLGSYYLVGIPSAVVLAFVLHVGGKGLWVGIICALLVQVFSLLIITIRTNWEQEAKRASERVFDAAIPVIMVS